The Leucobacter sp. UCMA 4100 genome window below encodes:
- a CDS encoding M20/M25/M40 family metallo-hydrolase, with protein sequence MTETLTDVPLDSLSETVRIARDLIMIDTSNRGGGDAEPEAPAAEYVSAYLRDLGLDPVTIESAPGRASVVARVEGENPELPALVLHGHLDVVPADAANWSVDPFAGVIRDGMLWGRGAVDMKNMDAMIMTAIAELLRAGERPHRTIILAFFADEENGGIFGAHYLVSKHPELFEGAGTAISEVGGYSVHFGDTRAYLVQTGEKSLDWIKLRARGLAQHGSSIPADNPLTKLAEGLVRLGRHEWPIALCDTTSDLLERIADLVGAPADTDPRELVARAGLGSGFLRSSITTTANATVLDAGYKHNVIPDTAEALVDVRSLPKDQPTILAKIQEIVGPDIEIETVHSDVGLEVPFEGELVDAMIASLKKYDPEARVLPYLLSGGTDNKALSRLGIRGFGFAPLKLPADLDFPGMFHGVDERVPLEAIDFGHSVLVDLLKTY encoded by the coding sequence ATGACTGAAACGCTCACCGATGTGCCGCTTGATTCTCTCTCAGAAACGGTGCGTATCGCCCGTGATCTCATCATGATAGACACCTCGAATAGGGGTGGGGGAGACGCCGAGCCCGAGGCCCCGGCAGCCGAATACGTCAGTGCCTACCTGCGCGATCTGGGGCTCGACCCCGTAACGATCGAGTCGGCGCCAGGGCGTGCGAGCGTCGTGGCGCGAGTCGAGGGCGAGAACCCCGAGCTGCCGGCGCTCGTGTTGCACGGTCACCTCGACGTGGTTCCGGCCGACGCGGCGAACTGGAGCGTTGATCCTTTTGCCGGGGTTATTCGTGACGGCATGCTGTGGGGGCGCGGTGCGGTCGACATGAAGAACATGGATGCGATGATCATGACCGCGATCGCCGAGCTCTTGCGGGCTGGCGAGCGGCCACACCGCACCATCATCTTGGCGTTCTTCGCCGACGAAGAGAACGGTGGCATTTTTGGCGCGCACTACCTCGTCTCAAAGCACCCCGAGCTCTTTGAGGGAGCGGGCACCGCGATTAGCGAGGTCGGAGGTTACTCGGTTCACTTCGGCGACACGCGCGCGTACCTCGTGCAAACGGGTGAGAAGTCACTCGACTGGATCAAGTTGCGCGCCCGTGGGCTGGCACAGCACGGCTCAAGCATTCCAGCCGATAACCCTCTCACCAAGCTTGCCGAGGGGCTCGTTCGCCTCGGCCGACACGAGTGGCCGATCGCGCTCTGCGATACGACGAGCGATCTGCTCGAGCGCATCGCCGACCTCGTGGGCGCGCCAGCCGACACCGATCCGCGCGAGCTCGTGGCCCGGGCGGGGCTCGGCTCGGGCTTCTTGCGTTCGAGCATCACGACGACCGCGAACGCGACGGTGCTCGACGCCGGCTACAAGCACAACGTCATTCCCGACACGGCTGAGGCGCTCGTTGATGTGCGCTCACTGCCGAAGGATCAGCCGACGATTCTCGCGAAGATTCAAGAGATTGTCGGGCCCGACATCGAGATTGAGACGGTGCACAGCGATGTTGGCCTCGAGGTTCCGTTCGAGGGCGAGCTCGTTGACGCGATGATCGCGAGCCTGAAAAAGTATGACCCCGAAGCGAGGGTGCTCCCGTACCTGCTCTCTGGCGGCACCGATAATAAGGCGCTCAGCAGGCTCGGCATTCGCGGCTTTGGGTTTGCCCCGTTGAAGCTCCCCGCTGACCTCGATTTTCCCGGTATGTTCCACGGTGTTGACGAGCGAGTGCCGCTCGAGGCCATCGACTTTGGGCACAGCGTGCTCGTCGACTTGCTCAAGACTTATTAA